A segment of the Crassostrea angulata isolate pt1a10 chromosome 10, ASM2561291v2, whole genome shotgun sequence genome:
attatttttgcaGGTAAGGTGTAATCCGGATAATGAAAGATTTCTTCAAATTTGAAATAAGTGATGAATGTGAGTTTCATATAATGAAGTCAAGTTTGTCTCAATAAACGTTCTGATGTGATTTGTGATTAAAAGTATTAATAATCGAGAGGAAAAATTTTGATCcgtgatttttgaaaatgaacctTAGAAATACAATATTAAGTTATTAACGTATAATATTTCATCTTCCCCTGCTGTATCGCGCTATCTGTGTCATTTCTGTTTTACATATCTCCGCccattattataattattagacATCTTTTGAATCCATTAATTTTAAGAAGAAACGCCTTGAGGTTAGATatgatattattgttttttttgataaaggtatattttattttgtttaaaagttgaaACTAGTGatgaaatacataataataatatacCCACAGTCAATGGCGGTCAGTTGAGTAGCATATGGCCATATTTGCCACCCGCCCCCTTCCCTGAATAAACACTAGCTCTTCAAACCTGCCCCATGAGCAGTAAACTGTggacattataacaatttataattaattcCCAGGCAATCATTTTGGGTGTAAGCCAGCGCACtcggattttttaaatttttttcgtatctttttaatttttttttctggcaaGTTGATAACTTACTTTGAAAATAGATTTGAAGGATTTGGCTTAAACACTTAAGACctcgattttttttactatcagTGCTAGGAAGTATGCTCGAATGTTTAATAGTTTAAAACGTTATAAACACAGTGTGATAGCCGTGCAATGCTACCTAACTCTCTTATTTTggataataaattttttaaatgatctattgggtttaaaattaataattatgtatatgCTGAGAGATCCAGACGCACAAGTTATGCATCCTTCCCAGAGAGAAACAATTGTTTGGTCAATTCGGTTTTGTATGTTtgttagggttttttttcaatagcactgtactttatttaaaagatatatccCATATGCACATGTCTTATGtctaaaattacatttatacaATCACCGAGTTTTTGCAGCCCACAATCCCTACATAGAGATTGAAATTTTGTTCTGCGACAGCAGTGGAGTGATCTGATCCACAGTCAGgtttttttgtcaaaatcaaCCACACATTTGAGATAATTTTAGACTTGATTAAGGATTTCGAGGGTCGTGGACATTTTCAGACTGTAATAATCTCTTTCAAAAGAAGAACTTCATATAAATACCTAAGAAAATAAGGTACAATATATAGATTTTGTCTTTACTTCATTATAAGTTATAGcatgacattttatattttttttaggaatttcTGATGACCTGTAAAATTACATGCATCTAGAAATCATTTGATGAAGCAAAGTATTAATCAGTTTTTGAGATTGTTCTTGGACAATCAGTCAGTTTTCTACCTTTTATTATCAATAcataaaagtttcattaaagTAATGCGTCCACAGCAAAATTCACACTTATGTCAAAGGAATGTATGATATGTACAATATCTTATTTGTCCCATCTCTTCACTATCAAAGATCTCGTGCGTCTTGTTAGGACAACTTTTTACATAGTTTAATAAATCAAGTCATCCGGAAAAGTGAAACATCTAAGTTTATTTCGTCTCattaaaaatgaatgtttttgtGGCGGAAAATACAGCACTTGACCGATTGTTTTCTGTTAGAACCTATTCACCATGTAATAAAACATGACAGTATCTAAATCTTCAAAACAGTTACATTATTCATCATAATATAACAAAACTGAAtggtttaatttgttttacatttattaGTCCCACTTCCTGAGTCAAGCTGACACATAATGCATCCCCCTGAAACCACAATATCGTCGATTATTACTGCCTTTTTGGCACACAGAATATTTCTTAAACAACCTCCTTTTTAATCTGATCACCGTACAATAATACCCTACATATATAATGCATGTAAGCGTTTCTACCAATACATAAAAAGCGTGTGTATGGGAACACACCTCGATCTTTAGCTAGAATGGGTCAGAGCACTGTAATTTATGCACCAACTGCCTCAAACACTACCAACGACACTGCAAAGTTGGAATCAACTATCCCACCCGTTCTGCAGTTTCTGTTTGGGGTTACAGGTAATATAATTGCCTTTATTGTACTTTTCTCCTCTAGAAAGAAACATAAGTGGAAGCCGTTTTACAGACTTGTCGCTGGGTTAGCTTTGACTGATGGTGGAGGAATTTCATTAATATATCCAACAGTTTTGGTTAGATATGCATCGAATTTCACCTACGATTTTCCAAAACCTCTCTGTAACTACAGTTCCTTTATGTTTATATTCCTGCTGACATCGTCTGCGATGATAGTTTGCGCAATGTCTTTCGATCGTTTCATGGCTATCCTGTATCCCTTACGCTACAATACAGGTAGAAAGAAATATCGAGCTAACATCACCTTAGCACTGATTTGGATTACTGCGGCCTTCGTTTCAAGCTTGCCACTGATGGGTCTTGGATCTAACATATTATACTATCCGGGATCCTGGTGCTTTTTGAACTTTGTCAGTACATCTACCGTGGACAGGATCAACTCTTTTATTTACTCTTTGCTGGGACTGATGATTctgttttcaacaattttctttAATGGAAGTGTGGTCTTCTCACTTTGCAAgaatcaaatcaaaaacaagGTTTCTCCGAAAACAAGAAAGCGAAGCGACATCTTTAATGCCATATTCTTGCTTGTATTAGTTTCAGTCTTTGCAGCTTGTTGGGCTCCACTTATGGTAAATATAGaagacctctctctctctctgtctctctctgtctctctctctctcacacacacagacacacacacataataatattaataaccAAAGAATGTTTCTTTGGGTTTTTCACCTTACTGTGTTATTAATAATTGGTTTCCCTCATAATATCATATGTTCTTTAGGTTGTCATTTTTGGAAATGCCACCAAATTGATTTTTGAGGATGATTCCGTTGACCTTTTAGCAGTTCGACTAAGCATCACAAATTCAATCGTGGACCCTTGGATTTACATCTTACTCCGGAGGGAACACTTAATTGCAATCACGCggaaatttgaaaatatgtttgGTAAAATCAGTTTTGCAGCTAGCAGTAGTCATGATGTCATACCATCAACAGATGCACGTCAAAAAAGTTTGGAAAATACGATGTCGTCAGGCAAAACACTTTCTACGGACAATTTAAccaattaataaaaattcattcttttaatatagataaattttattttgtaacgTTTTCACATGAGTACAAATGATGGaacatgttttttattttacttttggtTGCAAAAAATATACATCTTAGAGAATAATTTTAATGTTCAGCTTTATATGATACTGGTATAATATTTCCGAACAATCTTGTACAGTAAAAGGTGtcatttttgtattatttaatgaataaggaatcattctttgagtattgtGAGATGAtgatttcggtcggggcgtggtaaAATCCAATAAAGTCCAAAGGGCTTCATGATAGATTTGagcacgctccgaccgaaattatcacctcataatattcaaagaatgattccttcttatattatttccaaattGTACACTTtcaaacaacattattttaaatccaCTATTTCTATGTAGCACATGCTTGTATTGCTACGCGGCGAAGCCAATACCGTTTTGGTTATGCTATAAGATAGGCCCatttttgtgtcactcatgttttatgaagttacttGGTTAAAGAGTTCGAAATttattcgtaatgttatcacagacaaagacagtttattatgtaaatataaacgttTTAATACACACATTTATCACATTGTTCGATTTCAGCTTTTTCAGCGTTCACAGGCGTTACtgctttttttaatcttttaaaacattaagCAATAATGTTTTAGCTTGTGTAATAATGTGCTACATTTTCTTCATGCATTATGTGTGTTATATCTGTAAATCAAAGTCGACGATCGCGAATAAAAAGCTGTTTATAAAAAATTTGCACGAATTTCTTTTAAACTTCGTTATTGTCAGGCTAAGatttattatttagaatttCCAATGTTTTCAttcacaggtttttttttcacaatttatcGAAGTGAATTTGAAACAATTACCATAACATGTTATAAAATCAGAACAAGAAACTACGGGTGAATTACAGTTACTGTATAATATTGGTACATTAAAAGACACTGAGTATTTTATGCAACAATTTCtcatgtatgtgtgtgtgtgataaATCTCATAAAAGAGAGAGAATAGAAAACAAAACTGGTCAGataaatcttaaaaactgtttttaaaaattggatatGTTAGCTATTTATCAGTGTTTACCCTATTTTTCGGTCGTCTTTGTGTCAGCGCgggagttcaagcctcggtgggggcggaggtggagctccaacaaaagtgagGTAAATGTCAATttaagagttattgcaatgtttgtgtttgtgtgtgtatatatatatatatatatatatatatatatatatatatatatatatatatatatatatatatatatatatatatatatatatatatatgaagaaCGGTAATCTAGGTTCGTGATTGAATTTGTATTGCATTTTCTAGAAAAGATATGTACTCTTTGCGTTTGGATAAATAAGTAAgacatttcattttgtttagtttGTGAGTGTGATGCATTTCATTTGGTAAgtaaaaggggcatggtcacgattttggtcaaaaattatttatccaattttaatatttacaatgctttagaacggcattttaaataggcaaccgaaatttgagtatcatttgttgagttataagcgagtttcagagcttgaaattcttcgctatgtaaacaaagcgcttgtttacattttgaacgttgaagtaaaaatttcagttttaaaccttaaACCAAAGtgttaaggaggctgggggtcATTTCTCCAAAATTCACCAAATTTGCAGAAATGTTTCTTATAAccttaatatattttttgatgtAAAAGAACACTTCACAATCATcgttaattttatcatttattgcaACTGAAAAAATTGCAcattatgtaaagaaaaaaattatgaaaaatatatgaaatattaataaaggcaaaaaacacaaaaaattaacacaataacaaaaacttaacattatttgttatgaagaaaaatatcacaattttaccaaaaatatatttgtcacacaaatgcaaatatacaaagaaaaaaagtagCCACAagattatatcaaaattttaacatgataataattaatacatgtgtaataaagaTTGAGCATTAAAAGGATTTTCGatggtgaaattaaaaaaaaaaaaaaaaaaaggaaatatttgaacaaaatatttgaagttttaaaagttacctccctttgaaaagttaaaaaggTGCTGAAAAACAGcttaaatgattttttggcATCTTGTATCCCTTGGTTACCCTCAAATGACTCTTTAAATAATGCTTCAATACCATCATATCCATTTTTTCAAAAGACAATTTCAGTACAATGTAAGAGTTATAAAACCTTAaagtgaaaatcttttttttttgtaaagataaaaacgctttaatatggcagccacccccagcctcgttaaacgttaggaaccgTTTATCTAtgcctaaaataaataaacagatagacaaataagctggaaaaagattttttactgatatattgaacctatgtaaacaaaaacagggcacgagccttgtttacatgacaaaaaattttgagccctgtattttgcttataactctacgaatgactctcaaaattaatttgatcattagaaatgcatttctgaagcattgtaaataataaaaataaaatttgaccaaaattgtgaccatgcccctttaatatacCCGGTAAGTTAGCAGACATACTGCGTTTGCCGTTGCTCGCTCACTACTTTTTTCTCCTTGATTTGCGATACATGTATAGCAGTCTGCGTTGCCTGGCTACAGAGTCAACCCAGGttaagatttaatattttacttagGAACAGTATATGTCGTTCCTGTTGGCTCAGAATGTTCAAACACGTAATCCGGAACAGGAAGCTAACACTTTATCATACTACGAGCACAGGAAAGGAGGAAGGATGTGTGTAGGCATTTTTGGATGCAAATAGTAATACTTTATTAAGCTTTGTATGATAATGATATGTGTTGAccggaatttcaaaatttccgGGATTTCAAATTAGTAAACACTATAATAGTGTACAATAGATTAACACAGGATTTCGACCTACTCAATACGCctgtttaaatttgaaatactaCAGACTTATTATACCATCACAACGTTGAtgatttttgaaagttttatttaatatgCAATAATAAGTATCATTTCAATTGAGCAAAActattttataacatattttgaagtatttaaACATATAATGTCAAATTAATCAAGGCTTATAGACAGTATTAGTTTTTTGTCGAAAACAAAGTAGCAACATGGTAATTATGATTCATTtgcaaattaaagtaaattgaaattatattaaCCTAAATAgatgttacaaaatttaaatttggttcgtataaaaaaaattcagatactCAAAATAAGAACCCTTTTATCTTTTGCTTTTTGACCCCCGCAGTTCTGCAATTTGTTTTTGAGTGTTTGTTACTTAAATGCTTtcgttttaaaacaattttcgtAGTACTAAATGTTAAACAAGCATTACAGACAATATCTTTATCCTAtcttatttttgttgaaaacaaaGAAGTGATGAGGTAATTATGATTCACTACgaaaggaaatttgaaaatgtaaacactTATAATAATGGTGACAGATATAGGAAAAAGCCAATTTGGCTTCATATAAAACAGTTCTTTGTTATGAAGGT
Coding sequences within it:
- the LOC128167076 gene encoding prostaglandin E2 receptor EP4 subtype-like, which gives rise to MGQSTVIYAPTASNTTNDTAKLESTIPPVLQFLFGVTGNIIAFIVLFSSRKKHKWKPFYRLVAGLALTDGGGISLIYPTVLVRYASNFTYDFPKPLCNYSSFMFIFLLTSSAMIVCAMSFDRFMAILYPLRYNTGRKKYRANITLALIWITAAFVSSLPLMGLGSNILYYPGSWCFLNFVSTSTVDRINSFIYSLLGLMILFSTIFFNGSVVFSLCKNQIKNKVSPKTRKRSDIFNAIFLLVLVSVFAACWAPLMVVIFGNATKLIFEDDSVDLLAVRLSITNSIVDPWIYILLRREHLIAITRKFENMFGKISFAASSSHDVIPSTDARQKSLENTMSSGKTLSTDNLTN